The following proteins come from a genomic window of Coffea eugenioides isolate CCC68of unplaced genomic scaffold, Ceug_1.0 ScVebR1_1878;HRSCAF=2809, whole genome shotgun sequence:
- the LOC113755972 gene encoding nucleolar and coiled-body phosphoprotein 1-like, with product MVRVRGGSTSAGRSFRLRDEDIEIVEPPPVAPKKKSVTRGGKVKQTAQRKLDIPTAESSDEQLEEQSSEENIAGGNEEPEQAVRGDKAVTRSSAKRKRSAKRKSTPQSKKKQSADPSDDQQNEGNTTGSQKTPEPSTRKSPRTRTEAQNVEASATQTSNRKRSGKDPVSQPETVAESRRKNFHETPITPRTPHDQSDFVSPFTIHPRKSASRSFASNSEVISLLEVLKQHVLLIEEGPTTGAETTLASSSQPKDKGKAPATEESDENSDEETEEEEDPAQYRLARRRPGSSKITI from the exons ATGGTTAGAGTCAGAGGAGGATCTACTAGTGCCGGACGATCCTTTAGGCTTAGggatgaagacattgaaatcGTGGAACCACCTCCTGTGGCACCCAAAAAGAAGAGTGTAACCCGTGGTGGTAAGGTGAAGCAAACTGCCCAAAGAAAACTGGATATTCCAACTGCTGAATCATCTGATGAACAGTTGGAAGAACAGAGCTCTGAAGAAAACATTGCTGGTGGAAACGAGGAACCAGAACAGGCTGTCCGGGGTGATAAAGCTGTCACAAGGTCCTCTGCTAAAAGAAAGAGGTCTGCAAAGAGGAAGAGCACTCCTCAATCCAAGAAAAAGCAGTCTGCTGATCCCTCTGATGATCAGCAGAATGAAGGAAACACCACTGGGAGTCAGAAAACTCCTGAACCCTCTACCAGGAAGTCTCCAAGGACAAGAACTGAGGCTCAAAATGTAGAGGCATCTGCCACACAAACCTCAAACAGGAAACGTTCTGGAAAGGATCCTGTGTCTCAGCCA GAGACTGTTGCTGAGTCTAGAAggaaaaattttcatgaaaccCCTATCACTCCTAGGACTCCTCATGATCAGTCAGACTTTGTCTCTCCtttcaccattcatcctaggaagtCTGCTAGCAGGTCCTTCGCATCCAATTCTGAAGTCATTTCCTTGCTTGAAGTTCTCAAACAGCATGTCTTGCTTATTGAAGAAg GACCAACTACTGGTGCTGAGACTACACTAGCTTCCAGTTCTCAGCCCaaggataaaggcaaggctccaGCAACTGAGGAATCAGATGAAAAtagtgatgaagaaactgaagaagaagaggatccTGCACAGTATCGTCTGGCAAGGAGAAGGCctggatcatctaaaatcacCATCTAG